The sequence below is a genomic window from Pseudorca crassidens isolate mPseCra1 chromosome 20, mPseCra1.hap1, whole genome shotgun sequence.
CCAGGTCTGGTCTCTTTGCTGATGGGGAGACCAAGGCTTGGGGGGACAAGGGGGAGCTCCttggaggtcacacagcaagtccccagcccagagccccagagccccccaccccctgtgcTTCGCTTACCCCGCTGCCTCTCTCGGGCCTTGGGCTTCCCGAAGCGCCTCCGGCCAGTGCCCCCTTTCTGCTTCTGCCTCTTCTTCTCCCCGTTACTGCCTTGTGCAGATGCTCCGCTGAGTGAGGAGGCAGCCGACTCGGGGTCTGAGGCTtcgcccccagccccgcctctgCCGTCCCCCTCAGCCCTCCGGGGCCCAGGCTTCAGCCGGCAGTGGTCCTCTGGAGAGGTGAGAGGAGACACGCGCATGCGTGAACTTCAcgaacaggagggagggaggaggagtcGGCCAGGTGGGGACCGACAGCACTGTCACACAGGTCCCCAGGAAGGGGTCCCCAAGGAGGGAACAGGCAGGAAGTGCACTGTAGATGCTGAAGTTCCACAAGCAGCTGGGATTTGGGGACAGAGATCCCAAGTCTCTGTGGGGTGGGGCATGGGCTGAGGATGCTCCTCAACTCGGTGGCAAGAGGTCTGGGGGAGGGGCCCAGTGGACCAAGAGAGTCCCGGGGACCTCGAGACAGTCTTTGACTTTGTGGGGTTCCCACGGTGGAGGAGGGGTGTTCTGGGGACCCAGTGAGGCCTCTATAAGCGGGGAGGCAGGCAAAGCCTGGGTAGGGGTGGGAGTGCAGACCCGGAGGGAAACCTTAGTCTCTGGGTCTAGTCCGCTGGGAAGGGCAGGCGGGCGCCCACCCTCACCCAGACAGAGGAAGCAGCGGGGGTTCTTCCCGGCAGGGCCCTCCGAAGGGTGGGTTTGGAGGTCCAGTGTTGGGGTTCCCACCGAGGAAATCCAGAAGCCCCTGGGCCTGACCATCCTTGGTAGGTTCCCGTCAGTGTGGGTGGATGGTGGGAGGCCCCAGCAACCCAGGCTAGAGGTGGCTCAAGAGCAGAGGGGGCCTCAGTAAAGTAGGTGTTGAAAAAACACAGGCCCTTTGCCCAGACTTTCAGCTGACTTCACAGAGAGGGAAGCGGAAGCTTTTGAGGGAGCCAGCCAGGGGCTGAAcggcaggaaggggagaggacagTCTGGATCCACCAAAACACAGCTAAAGATTTGGCAGAGACAAGCCCTATAAGGGAAGGGAATGGGGCAGTGTTCAGAATACATGGACCAGCAGGGCACAGTGTCCTGTCCAGCAGCAGAAGGACTCAAGCAGGAAGGAAGCTGGGCTTGAAGCCCCGGACATGGCCACAGGTGCAAGGAGCGGGCAAAATGACAGGTCCCCCTGAGCCGCCAGAGGATGAGTGTGGGTGAGAACGGTCCTGTGTCCCTGAGGAGGGCCGAGCTGGGTGCCGGGGCCCAGGAGTGAGATGGGGAGGGGACTGGCGGCCTCACCTGCATCCATGCGGGCAGAGGAGATGAACTTGTCCAGCTGACACCGCAAGAagtccctctcctcctccaggtcCTCAATGCGCTTCTGCAGCCATGAGTTCCTCTCCAGGGCCATGTGCAGCTGGGCCCTAACACTGTTCATCAGGGCCACAGTCGGGGACGCAGCCCCCGGAGGCTCTAGGGACAGCAGAGGACCCTGGTCGACCCCAGGCCTCAGGGCCCTGCACCCCTGCCTGACTCAAGTCCCCTTTCAACCAACTCACCCTCGAAGTTTCCCTGAGAGGGGCTCAGACTGTAAAAGATCTGTGGGTCTAGGTGGGGCGTCTCGTCGAAGGGGATGGAAATCTCGAAGGCCTCATTGTCCTTCTTCACTGGAAAAAAGAGGCCGGGGtcaccccagggaagtcccaaggagcCTCGGACCAGCCCCCAACCACGCAGCCCTGGAGAGGAAAGGGCAGGGACAACGGGCAGCAGCTGTGGGACCAAGGGTGGAGCAAGGTCCAGTTCCTCACCTGTCCTCCTCCGGCTAATGTTTCGCTCATTCATGGTGCGGCCTCCTGCGGACCCCAGCAGCTGAGAGCCTCAGGGGCACTGGACAGAAACAGCAGccacagatgaaggaacacagACGGACTCCTCGGGGACATCCCGGGGGAGCTGGGGCTCACGACTGCGGGAGGGCGTGCTGAGGGCCGGGACTCCTGGGTCTGATGGAGGAGGGGACCCAGACCCCTCAAGACTGAGGGAGGACCCCTGGGGTTACAAACTCCTAGACTCTAGAGAACGAGGGTGCTGGAAGAAGAAGGACCAGTGGGGTCGACAGAGCAGGCACATCCTGGCCGAAATAGGACAGAACCTCATTACAGGTCGCCTCGGGGCCAAAGAAGTGAAAGGTGCGGGGGAGGGAGAGTGTGCCCCCAACTTCCAGGCGCAGGGTGGGGGCCCAAGCCACGAGCCGCGCCTCCCCACCCCCGGTCACCCCACGCACTCGCGTGGGCGATCAAGGCGATCGCCCGTTGGGGAGCTGGGCGCGTGCGCAGTGCGGGGGAAGGTCGTGAGTGGGGatgcgcccccgcccccgccctttGTCCCGCGGGTGGGAGGGGGAGCGACGGTGGCAAGTGGTCTCAGCGGGGGATGCACCTGGCCTCAGGTGCCGACGCGGCCACCACCGCCCCCACGGCCCGCAGGTGCCCGGGGTCGGACTGGCCGGGGCCCCACGCTCACCCACCCGCGCGCGGAATCCGGCCCGAGGACCgacggcagcggcggcggcggcgcccatGCCCGGCGCCGGGGAGCGTCTGCAAAGAATAACGGGGAGCGGAGGGAAGCGACCGCACACCCGCGGGCAGGGCGGCAGAGGCGGCGAGTCTCGGAGCCGGGCGATGGGAAAGGCAGGGACGCCAGGACCGCCCGATGCGCCAGTTGGCGTGCCTCCTCCAGGAGTCCCCGGCCCCAGATGAGGCCGGCCGTTTGCGGCGGAGGCCGGGGCCGCACTTGCGCGATGGCCCCTTGCAGCGCACCCCCCGCCCTTGGCGAAGCCTGGGCAGGGAACGTCACGAATTTCCCAAATCCTGGAGAGCTGGCAGCTCCGGGGGTccccaggggtgggggagtggggggcgaCGGCGCGCCGAGTCCGGCCCGGGAGAGGCGGGGAAATATAGGAAACAGCCGGGAAAGTTGAAGTACAGGGAGGATCCCCTTAAGAGATACCCTGGGAACTGGCCGGTGCGGACCCCTGCAACCCGCTCTGCTCCTTCGCTCCTTCATCTCCCACTGGGCTTCAGCACAGCCAGACCCCAGGGTTCCCAGGATCATGGGGTAGGGAGAGTTACTCCTCCCCGAAAATAAAGGCCTAGaaaccactccccacccctgcatCATCACCCCCGTGTTGTTAAGAGCTGGCTTTGGAACATTCAGACCTAGATTCCAGTCCTGGCCGCTCCTTCACTGCCTCAGTCtacctgtaaagtggggagaTTATAATCCCTTTTAGGTTTGTTGTGGGTATATAGGATGATATGACACGCAGAACGCTCAACTCAGCGCCTGACCGCAGTGAGAGCTCAAGACAGGGCACTGTTACTGTTATCTGAAGTTAGATGGTGGGaagctctttccctctctgggaaGTAGAGACAATTTTTTCCTCCACCCAAAAAGAGGTCGGAAGAAGAAATgaggcccagcacagtgcctggcacaaatcCGACACACAAGGAAAATTCATTGAGAAGGCAGATGTTTATTCAGCTTCTGGCCCAGctccacctgcctctcctcccaTTCTCAGGTAGCTTCCATGCTCTGGAATTTCTGCCAGCCCTTATGAGAGTCGTGCTTTAACCCTGCAGCGGGAGAACCTAAATGTCTGTGCCACCTAGAAAGTGTCACTCTCCCCTCCTACCCACTTCACACTACGGATAAATTGCAGCCTCAGTCAAAACGTCCAGGGGGAGGCACCTGCCCTAGATCGGTGTTTTTCAAACTACAGGTTCATGCGCAGATAATATGGTAGAATGAAATCTGGAATTggcagtcttaaaaaaaaaaaaaaagtagatggaAAAAAACAGAGATCTGCACATGGCAGAGGTAACTACTGTTAAAcctttgttttgcatatattgtgtATCTATACGGCGTTGCCATATAAAATGTTTCTTACAATGGAtcgtggtttaaaaaaaaaaaagaaatatttaaaaacattcgGCCTATATGACACAGGCGGTCAGGAGCCAAGCTAGGGCGAACCCCAGTGCAGGCCAACCTTCCCAGGCAAGCCAAGGTCCAAGTGGGCCAGGCACTTGCTCAGTCTCTGTGCTAGACAGTCGGCAGAGACACGGTCCCCCAAAACCTCACACGCTCAAAGTGGAACCTGTGTTTAGTGAGTGTCCAGTCTCAGACCCTGGCTGGGGAGTGGGAAGCAGGTCTGGGGCCCCTTCCCCCAGCATCGCAGGGGGGCCTCAGCAAGATGCTGCAGATTCCTGATGGCCCCCAACCATGGGTTTCCAGGCCCGAGAATTTCAACACACAGCACTCTGCTCCCTACCCCTCCAGTCAGGGCTCAGCCGTGGACTCGCTGATGTCTCTGAGGTTAGAGGACTCCACTCTGTAAACGTGAGGTCTTTTTCCCATCCTTATCTCCAAAACACTGAGGACCCGAAGATTACTCCTCAAGGCAGGGCTCAGCCTCCCCACGGGGGGGTCCTGTGTTTGTGTCCAGGGCCCCCGCAGCCCAGCCTCTGGCGCTCCCGGCTGTCTGAGGGCGGCGGGAGTCCACGCTCCCCACAGAATCCCATGGTACCTGAGGTACCCTGCAGCCTGGCTCAGGGATGCTTCCACCGAGCGTGCTTCTGCAGCGTGTTCTGCTCCATAAATCGGCGTGGACAGTGCGGGCACTGGTAGGGGCGCTCCCCGGAGTGGACCCGGCTGTGCTGGGCCAGCTCGCCCGCCTCTCGGAAGCGGCGAGGGCAGAGCGGGCAGCCGTGGGGCCGCCCGCCACCTGCCCGGTGAATGGAATGGTGCCGCGCCAGGTGGCTGGCCCGCTTGAATGCCTTCCCGCAGGTATCACACTCAAAGGGCTTGACCTCCGAGTGGGTGATGCTGTGTCGCTGAAGGTAAGACATGTACTCGAAGACCCGGGAGCACACTGGGCAGCTGTAGCACTTTTTCTGAGCCGAAGCCCCATCGGGTCCGGACTCTCTCTGAGACTCCTCGTCCACCAGCACGGTGTACGGGACGCCCTGGGTGTCTATGAGCAGGTAGTGGTTGGGCCTCGAAGGGGACGAAGTCTGGGGACATCCTGTGGAAGAGGAAGGTCCGGGTTCTGGGGACCCGCCTGTCCGAGGGGGAGGCGCCTCCATGGCCTCAGCGGAGGGAagcgccaggggctgggggcagggggacggCAGCACCAGCATCCGGAGGGGTGACTGAGGcctggtggaggggagagaggatgaGAAGGTTACAGTAGAGGAGGGAAGCTCAGCCCCACGGGCTCTGTTCTCCCCTCTCTATGTAACCTACTCAGGAATTCTGCaacccccatcccccatctcctCTCCAGTCCTTCGGCCCTGAACTCTGTGACCCTCTGTAAGGCTCCTACGCACCCCCTCCTTGAAAAACCTCTCCGATTCTGTTCCACCACCGACTGTACGCACAGGCTCTCTTTATCTTTCCGCTTTGTGCCCCCGCTCAGGTCACAGGTTGCCCGCAGGCCCCACCTAATAGACTTACAGGCCTCTCCCTTGTCCACGCCACTGATCCCAGTCTGGGTGTCAGTCCATACTACATATTCCACCAAGAAGCATTTCCTACCCCCTCTATATGCACTCAGGCCTTCTCAAATGGGCTGTCACGTTGGGAACTCCATGTCCTAACCTGCCCACCTCCCCTTGCCCCGCTACCTGCAGGTTCTCTCCAGTCCGCGCCCATCCACCCCCCAGTCCTGGCAGCGTCCCAGCGCTCTCTAGGGTTCCACCAGCGGCCCGGGCCTTCAGGCCTCTCTACGCAAGTTCTCGGCAGCGCCCCCTCCGAGCCGTCGGAACAGCCCCTCCCCGCCCAGCGCACAGGTACCCACTcacccggccccgcccctccctacGGCCCGCTCCGGCTCCCTCCCGCCTCCCGGCCCCCGTACCCGGTGCAGCAGCCTCTCGGGTCCGGGCGACTCCGGAACGGCCCCGGGCTACTCCCGTGGTTGCAGATGGCGGCGGGTCGGTGGCCTCAGGGTATCCCCCAAGAGCTGGCGGCACCGGGTAAGGGGAGAGAAGACCAGGGTAAAGAGAAGAGGGTCCAGGGGAgggcggtgggggcgggggcgcctGGGCCATCAGAAAACGGCTCCGGCCAGAAACACAGGCCGAGATGAAGGTTCCCAGGTGCTTATGGTCCGGTTTCCATCCCCCAACCCCGCTGCCTGCTTCACCCCGTACGCCCCACCGCTCCCATACGCAAATAAAAACCCTAAAATGGAGTGCGGAATGTTTATTGAGTAAAGGGTGAGGGCGGTGGGTGGAAATGGGGCGACACAAATAAGCCAGACTCTGCCCGTGCTCTTTTGTCAAATCTTCCACGCAGACAACAGTTCACCACTTCGGGGCTGACAACCAGGGCTCAGAGAGATTACGCCGCTTGCAAAGGCTCACACAGCACAGTTGGGCGGAAACTGGGCTCCGACTGGCTCCCAGGCACTGGGAGGGGCAACGACTTGGTCTACATCACACAgctagagagggagggagggaaggaatgttTCTCCCTTTAgatagttggggaaactgaggcccagggtaaGGCAGTAACCTCAGCGGAGTAAGGGAATGTGTGTGGGAGTGACGCTGTGTGGGTCAGACGTGGCGGCCCAGAGAGGGGCCGGGCAGCACAGGCCGGGTCTGGAACTTAGTGGAGGCGCACGTGCTGCGCCAACTCCGCTGCGTCCTGGAAGCGGCGTGGGCAGAGAGGGCAGGTGTGCGGTGGGCCGGCGCGGGCACGGTGCGTGGCACGGTGCCGCGACAGGTGGCTGGAACGCTTGAAGGCCTTGCCGCAGGCGCCGCACGTGAAGGGCTTGAGGTCCGAGTGCGACACGCGGTGGCTCTGCAGCCGCAGAGGGCTGGCAAAGACCCGGGCGCACTCAGGGCAGCTGTAGCCCTTGCGAGGGCCTGGCTCTCCCGTTGGTGCCTCGCGCTGTGGCGGGCCCCGGGGCTCCTCCTCCAACTGCACCGTGTACGTGTAGGGGACCCCGTTGGCGTCGATGAGCAGGTGGCGGCCCAGCCGCGGGGGTCGGGGCCCCGCCGCCGAGGAAGGAGTGGAGGAAGGGCCTTCCGTCTTGGGGAAAGGGGGAGCCTTGGGGGGCGGCGGGTCCATGGTCTCCGGAGAGGAGGACCGAGGGTGGGGTGGCCGCGGCGGCAGCAGGAGCATCTGGAGCGGCAGCTGGGAGCGGCGGAGGGGAGAGAAGTTAAAATCGCCACTTCCTGGGGAGAGTGTACCAATTCTCACTGCTTGTTACCCTCTCTGTACCACTGACCTACCTTccctacaaaaaaagaaactgcttCTAGGCCAGATCGCTCTACTTGCATCAAGCAGCTTCAGGGGCTTCTACAACTAAGCTCACCATCTCAGGGCCCCGACCTGCCTTTCCTCCCGGGTCCTCCTCTCATCCCCCAGctggaccagagggcttcacccagccacttccctcctcctccacccccaaagCCAATCAATTTCCAACTCTATTTCCCCCTTTACATCTTCATAGCCTCTTTCATGTCACGCCAGGGCTCTTGCCTCCAGAATTTCTCTAATGGGTCGCTTCCTCTTCTTCCCAGCCCCAGCTCAGGTTGCATCCTCTCCCCCCAGGACCACCGCAGCAGCCTTTCTTTGGCCTCCAGACCCTCCTAGATCTCCATCCCCACTAGGTTCCCTGGAAGGCCTCCCATCTCTGGATACAGCTGTAGCCTCTCTTAATTTCCTCTCTAGGTACATCCCCGGAGCCCCACTAACCCAATTCCCCACTTTTCACCCAGGGCTCCTCTATCCTGTTCCTACATTTAGCACCTTAAGGTTTCAACATCCTCTCCCATTACCTAACCTGTCCTCGAAATTTCAGGTATGCCTACCTAGGACGCCTCAACTGCCGGCCTTCTACGTAGCCCACGGCCCATGAACTTTGCCACCTGCTACATCTCCACCCAAgggtccctctctctccccagcccctaggTATAAGCCACTGACATCTTTGCTGTTCCTCTCTATACCCCTCGGGGCCTCCTCTCACTCCCCGTGACACACACCAGGGCCCCCGAGTCCCTCTCCCaagcccccttctccctctcttctgcaTGCATCTGGCATCTTTATGTCCCCATTCCTATCCCTGCTGTACCAGCACAGCGCCTCCACCCCGCTTCTCTGCTCCGCTTCCTTCTGTAACCCCAGGGCCCCTGTGTCCCCCTTTCCACTACGCCCCCAGGAACCCCTCGCTCCCGCACTCCCTCCTGCCTGTCCCCCGAGCCCCGGCTCCTTCTCCGCcgtgccccagccccaccccccacccccgttatcaccagccccctcccccagccctgcccggcCTCACGCCGTCCCGGAGCCAGGCTCCTCCCTCCATCCCGGCCCCCGTACCCGGTACAGTGGCTTCTCGGGTCCGGAGGAGCAAGCCGAGGTCCCGAGCGGCCCGGGCTTCCCCTCGCGAGTGCCGGCGGCGGCGGGACCGAGGCTTGGGGGAGCTCCGGGCCGGCGGCGCCGGGGACGCgggcgcggggggcgcgggggcgCGAGGGGCGGCGGCGTCCCTGGGAAAGGGCGCCGACCGGAAACGCGCGCGCCGCAAGGAAGGTTCCGCCGTCCCAGAGCCAGCCGCTCTGACGGCCCGCTTTTTTTGAGTATCTAGGGATCGCGAGAAAGGAGAGGGGCCGAGCGCGCGGGAACCACAcagcccgccccctgccccccgctcCCTTCCCATCCCCTTCGGGGACAGTTCATTCTCTGGGACAGAGACTGATTAGTAGACGAGACTAGGCGAGGCTGTCTTTGCCCTAAGACCCACAAGGAACGGACGCGCCCAATCCGTCCTCTTCCCACTGGCCGACCCGCCTGCATCCCCTTCCAAACGAGGCAGAGAGCGGGAAGAGGGAAGTTTCTGTCGGCTGGGCAAATGGGGAGACCGAGGTGCAGACAGGGCCAAACCTTGCCAGATGCAGAGGTGGGCAAGAGTGGCTCTTCCCATCGAGGAagggggagactgaggcacaagGAGCAGCAGCGACAGTGTCTGGGTGGTGTCGGCACAAAGCGCGGTGGGCCCGATGCTCCCGCGCGCAGAGACGAAACCGAGGTCCGGCGGCCGCGTCCTGGTGCAGGAGCGCGTTGACCAGACAGAGGCAGGGCAGCCAGGCCAGATCCGGAACCTAGTGCGGCGGTCGGCGCCAGGCCGCGCCAGGTGGCCGGAGCGCTGGAAGGCCTGGGGCAGGCGGCGCACGCGGAAGGTTGGAACGTCGAGTGCAGCGCCGGGGAGCGCCCGCAGCTCGTCCTCCAGCTGCGCGGTGAACTAGTAGCGAATGCTGCGCGTGTCCACGAGCAGGTCGTGGCGCGGGGGGAACCAGAGGGGGGCGGCCGCtgcagctggggaggggaggcagctggGGGCACAGAAGGGAGAGAACTGGCGTTACGGTCGCGCCCACACCAAGGACCCCGGCTTGGCCAGAGATGCGTCCGAGAAAGCTGCCGAAAagaactttctgggatgatgaaaaagttctatgATCTGCGCGTTGTCCACTGGGACAGCCACTAGCCGCGTGAAGCTATTGCTCATTAGAAACGTGGCTAGGGCTTGAGGACCtgaattttaaatggtatttcatttctcttaatttAAATCTAAATAGCCACAGGTGGCTAACCGCTGCCCACCTTACGGTACAGCTCCTAAGCCACCCTCAACCAGTTGCAAACTGGAGACCCGCCGGCCAGAGAGGGCACAGTTATATTTGGTTTGGATCACAGATATGTCCTAATGTTTTACTGGGCAATATTTAAAAAGCCAgaagatgcacacacacattgcCAGCTATAGAAAAAAGTCTCTAGATGAGGCGATTAAGCATTCTCAGAAAACCTTCAAGAAACCTCCAGTGAACCAACAACTGTGATCTTAGGCTTCAATTAaagagcctccagaactgtgctgTCCTAAAGGGCAGCCACCGGCCACAGATAGCTCTTAAGCGTTTGGCATGTGTCCGGTCTGAACTGAGATGTGTCATAAATGCAAGACACCTAAAAGATTCTGAAGACTGAGTATGAAAAGAGTGTAAAGTATCTCATGAATGACTTCTCTGTTGATAACATTTAGAAATGATGCTCTGGGTCTACTGACTGGTTAAGTAtgttattaaattaatttcagcTGTTCCTCTTCACTTTTTAAAGCATGGCTCTCTACCGGAAACTGTTGTCCTAGAGGTTCTTCCTCTTTTGTAATtttatggggtggggggcagtagGGAGAGTGGAAACTGGTGAACTGGAAGGGTGTGCGCGGTTTAAAGGGGTAATTACACCTTCTGTCTGCACCAGGCTTCTCAActttggcactactgacatttgggggctggatcattctttgttgtggggggctgtcctgtgcactgcaggacatggagcagcgtccctggcctccacGCTTCAGATGCCAGGAGCACCGTCTCTCACCCCTCAATCTCACTGCCCCCTAGCTGTGACAAGAGACTTGGCCAAATGTCCCCCAGGGGGCAGCATAGATCCTGGGCTCCACACACAACTACCACAGGAGTCTCCCACCCAGATCCCTTGCTTGAGTTTCAGACCCATGAAACTTGCTTTGTCCATGAGAGCcacgcccagcccagcccagcccagcccagcccaccccgAACTCTGGAAATAATGACAAGGACCAACGTTTATTGGGCCCTTCCTATGGTGCCAGCCATCGCTAAATGCACTGAACCCTCAGAGCAGACCCAGGAGGGAGGTGCCATGCGGatgcctattttatagatgaaaaaacaggAGCTCCGAGAGGTCACACATCCGCTGGACAGCACGTGCTTCTAACTGACCAAGTCAGAGCTCATGGCCACTGTCTGCAAGCACCTCATGCTTCTCCCCAACCCACTGCCGCCACCGGCCCAGCTCACCATGACAGCCTCCCCACCGCAACCCCCCCCCCGTCCCTTCTCTCTATGGCAACACTGCAGCAGTATAATTACGCTAACCCACAGAATCATGTCATCACCTGACCTAAAACCCTCCTTGCTGCACTTGGAATAAAACTCAGCCAGCCCACCTGGCCTACTTCCAGGGCCTTGTGTTTGCTGTTCTGCCctctggaatactcctcccagcccctcacaAGGACACACCCTTTCTGGCCATTCAGGTCTCAACTCGAGTAATCCTTCGTCACTGAAGCGGCTGCTGGTTGTGTCAGAGCTCAAGCTGGTGAGCAGGTGAGGCCCCGCTCCGTCTGGTCAGGCCATTCCCTCCGCATCTCGTACTGCAGTCCGTAGTGGTCTTGCTCGTTTTTGGATTTGCTACTTTACTGCCTGCTTTTCCAGCTCTGTCCTAGGCAACATTCTACCCTCAGAACCTAGTAAAGGTCTGGGGAGAGGGTAGGGGCTCGGTTCAgtattggctgaatgaatgaattcagtcACCCCGTCCAAAGGTAAAGCATCTCTCCCCACCAACGCAAAAAGCCTCGCTTATCTCCTGGGACAGGAGCATAATGAAGCCCCACACCCACACCAGTCTGAAGCTCTAACATCCTCATCCCGCCCCCCCCTTCTACACTCCCCAAAGCCAGAAGGCACCAAGTTCTGTCCCTCCCTCATCCTGAATGTTCCCCTCTGCTCCCCAAGCCCCAGCTCTGGCCCCTCCTTCCTGCGCAGGGCCCCTGCACCAGCCTTCTCCCTGCTATCTTGGCCCCCAGTACTGCCCCCGCCCTCCTTGACACTCTTCTCACAGCTGTCTCATATGTAACCTCTGCACAAAATCTTGTCACGGCCCCCATGACCCTCAGGACCAAGTCCCCACGTTCCTCAGCCTGGGATTTGAAGCCCTTCATGAGGTGGCCCAGCCAATCCACCTCATCCCAGCCCCACATGGCATCTCACGGTCCCCTAATGGGACCTAGGGACGTGGCCCTAGGAAAGCACTCCAGCCAATAACTCACACCGCAGAGGAAAGGCTCCCACCTCAC
It includes:
- the ZNF580 gene encoding zinc finger protein 580 isoform X5, whose amino-acid sequence is MLLLPPRPPHPRSSSPETMDPPPPKAPPFPKTEGPSSTPSSAAGPRPPRLGRHLLIDANGVPYTYTVQLEEEPRGPPQREAPTGEPGPRKGYSCPECARVFASPLRLQSHRVSHSDLKPFTCGACGKAFKRSSHLSRHRATHRARAGPPHTCPLCPRRFQDAAELAQHVRLH
- the CCDC106 gene encoding coiled-coil domain-containing protein 106 isoform X3 translates to MSETLAGGGQKDNEAFEISIPFDETPHLDPQIFYSLSPSQGNFEEPPGAASPTVALMNSVRAQLHMALERNSWLQKRIEDLEEERDFLRCQLDKFISSARMDAEDHCRLKPGPRRAEGDGRGGAGGEASDPESAASSLSGASAQGSNGEKKRQKQKGGTGRRRFGKPKARERQRVKDADGVLCRYKKILGTFQKLKSMSRAFEHHRVDRNTVALTTPIAELLIVAPEKLAEVGEFDPSKERLLEYSRRCFLALDDETLKKVQALKKSKLLLPITYRFKR
- the CCDC106 gene encoding coiled-coil domain-containing protein 106 isoform X1 — protein: MNERNISRRRTGEELDLAPPLVPQLLPVVPALSSPGLRGWGLVRGSLGLPWGDPGLFFPVKKDNEAFEISIPFDETPHLDPQIFYSLSPSQGNFEEPPGAASPTVALMNSVRAQLHMALERNSWLQKRIEDLEEERDFLRCQLDKFISSARMDAEDHCRLKPGPRRAEGDGRGGAGGEASDPESAASSLSGASAQGSNGEKKRQKQKGGTGRRRFGKPKARERQRVKDADGVLCRYKKILGTFQKLKSMSRAFEHHRVDRNTVALTTPIAELLIVAPEKLAEVGEFDPSKERLLEYSRRCFLALDDETLKKVQALKKSKLLLPITYRFKR
- the ZNF581 gene encoding zinc finger protein 581 gives rise to the protein MLVLPSPCPQPLALPSAEAMEAPPPRTGGSPEPGPSSSTGCPQTSSPSRPNHYLLIDTQGVPYTVLVDEESQRESGPDGASAQKKCYSCPVCSRVFEYMSYLQRHSITHSEVKPFECDTCGKAFKRASHLARHHSIHRAGGGRPHGCPLCPRRFREAGELAQHSRVHSGERPYQCPHCPRRFMEQNTLQKHARWKHP
- the CCDC106 gene encoding coiled-coil domain-containing protein 106 isoform X2, which gives rise to MNERNISRRRTVKKDNEAFEISIPFDETPHLDPQIFYSLSPSQGNFEEPPGAASPTVALMNSVRAQLHMALERNSWLQKRIEDLEEERDFLRCQLDKFISSARMDAEDHCRLKPGPRRAEGDGRGGAGGEASDPESAASSLSGASAQGSNGEKKRQKQKGGTGRRRFGKPKARERQRVKDADGVLCRYKKILGTFQKLKSMSRAFEHHRVDRNTVALTTPIAELLIVAPEKLAEVGEFDPSKERLLEYSRRCFLALDDETLKKVQALKKSKLLLPITYRFKR
- the ZNF580 gene encoding zinc finger protein 580 isoform X4, giving the protein MKHPYQLPLQMLLLPPRPPHPRSSSPETMDPPPPKAPPFPKTEGPSSTPSSAAGPRPPRLGRHLLIDANGVPYTYTVQLEEEPRGPPQREAPTGEPGPRKGYSCPECARVFASPLRLQSHRVSHSDLKPFTCGACGKAFKRSSHLSRHRATHRARAGPPHTCPLCPRRFQDAAELAQHVRLH